In a single window of the Gossypium hirsutum isolate 1008001.06 chromosome A13, Gossypium_hirsutum_v2.1, whole genome shotgun sequence genome:
- the LOC107893669 gene encoding uncharacterized protein, with product MEQNQGKKFVCKFCNKGYPCGKSLGGHIRTHMNTENLGEAEEKAEISINNQQLFCSRNIKRAAEAEAGGGQSATYDLRENPKKSKRFSDLGNGSVLKEMICKECGKGFQSLKALCGHMACHSDKERVFQKLEDHWGNTEKQKLVVDSQSDTEISTPSRRRRSKRIRCKIGGVYSNNSVSLANGSSSVSEIEEQEQEEVAMCLMMLSRDSGCKKGLNSVADSSDNNSVVLEAKSSSIDLRITVKNANNGGELLKMKKQGVIKLKSSGSGPCSENSDSGYFRNGPKKVEPDVSSNGVTNNVECKKLKVKSRSGFEDFDATLGKNRSKFKYVKTEFPKDLVSEVGDNQDDRALTKYGLRSGKKDYSSSPKGTKLESIHDRGEDSLANGSFHAPMAATKLSNGNAEKRLGSKKNKGHVCPFCFRVFKSGQALGGHKRSHFAGGSEETTLVIKQDSPDMPLPALIDLNLPASLEEDAMENSGFIPW from the coding sequence atggagCAAAATCAAGGAAAGAAGTTTGTTTGCAAGTTTTGCAACAAAGGGTATCCATGTGGGAAGTCCTTAGGAGGTCACATAAGGACTCACATGAATACTGAGAATCTTGGTGAAGCAGAGGAAAAGGCTGAAATCTCCATAAACAACCAGCAGCTTTTCTGTTCTAGGAACATAAAGAGAGCTGCTGAGGCTGAAGCTGGTGGTGGCCAATCTGCAACTTATGATCTAAGGGAGAACCCCAAGAAAAGCAAGAGATTTTCTGATTTAGGCAATGGTTCTGTACTCAAAGAGATGATTTGTAAAGAATGTGGTAAGGGTTTCCAATCATTGAAAGCTCTTTGTGGTCACATGGCTTGTCACTCAGACAAAGAAAGGGTCTTTCAGAAACTTGAGGATCATTGGGGTAACACTGAGAAACAGAAGCTGGTTGTGGATAGTCAATCAGATACTGAAATATCAACTCCAAGTAGGAGGAGGAGATCCAAGAGGATAAGGTGCAAAATAGGAGGTGTTTACTCTAATAATTCAGTCTCTTTGGCAAATGGTTCGTCATCTGTATCAGAGATTGAAGAACAAGAACAGGAAGAGGTTGCTATGTGTTTAATGATGCTGTCAAGGGATTCTGGTTGTAAGAAAGGGCTGAATTCAGTTGCTGATTCTTCAGACAACAACTCTGTCGTTCTGGAGGCTAAGTCATCCTCCATAGATTTGAGGATTACTGTTAAGAATGCTAACAATGGTGGTGAGCTTTTGAAGATGAAAAAACAAGGAGTCATCAAGCTGAAATCTTCTGGGTCTGGTCCTTGTTCTGAAAATTCTGATTCTGGGTATTTTAGGAATGGGCCCAAGAAGGTGGAACCAGATGTTTCAAGCAATGGGGTTACCAACAATGTTGAATGTAAGAAACTCAAGGTAAAGTCTAGATCTGGATTTGAAGACTTTGATGCAACACTTGGTAAAAATAGGAGTAAATTCAAGTACGTGAAAACTGAATTCCCAAAGGATTTGGTTAGTGAAGTAGGGGATAATCAAGATGATAGAGCTTTGACTAAGTATGGTTTAAGAAGTGGGAAGAAAGATTATTCCAGTTCTCCAAAGGGAACCAAACTTGAGTCAATACATGATAGAGGTGAAGACAGCTTAGCAAATGGTTCTTTTCATGCTCCAATGGCTGCTACCAAGTTGTCAAATGGCAATGCTGAGAAAAGATTGGGGTCAAAGAAAAACAAAGGGCATGTATGCCCTTTCTGCTTCAGGGTTTTCAAGTCAGGCCAAGCTTTAGGAGGTCACAAAAGGTCCCATTTTGCTGGGGGTTCAGAGGAGACAACATTGGTCATCAAACAAGACTCACCAGATATGCCATTACCAGCTCTCATTGACCTTAACCTTCCAGCTTCTCTTGAAGAAGATGCAATGGAGAATTCTGGGTTCATCCCATGGTAG